One Cryptosporangium aurantiacum DNA window includes the following coding sequences:
- a CDS encoding ATP-binding protein yields MTVVDAARILATVDGQRVELLSGAAFPSPVRGVSVTLTRDDADVYLDASIRTGTTPGEVKPVTVLGNDPIGVFLSRRVDAGDVWATRLVDGVGAVIANVSRRLDPSEDAPEPAPEPPAPAEASVRDETSGLTATARTAERTVVLRAEVPAAELSVDHLEGFCRLVLDAVAEATGPDALSGRTVTVSATSGGPDRVTLDQVGGLDDIVNQLREIAASFRHPQALARWGAQRPQGALFYGPPGTGKTMLARALANEIGARFREIRTTEILDKWLGASERNIKQIFRDARRYSEPTVMLFDEFDTIIGYAGEGGDAASQAINSVAGIFKQEMTSLVDANPNVFVVATTNFPERIDPSLIRSGRFDVKLAVPAPDATGRAQILAKMIRQLIVEHEVPGFRMFADDVDIAECATLSQGLTGADLKEVLRRVQLAKAMREARTGTPAPAISQEDLRTQITAVRAAQAPARRPPPGFPFLGRPT; encoded by the coding sequence GTGACGGTGGTTGATGCGGCCCGGATCCTGGCGACCGTCGACGGGCAGCGCGTCGAGCTGCTCTCCGGTGCCGCGTTCCCGTCGCCGGTGCGCGGTGTCTCGGTGACGCTGACCCGCGACGACGCCGACGTCTATCTGGACGCCAGCATCCGCACCGGCACCACGCCGGGTGAGGTCAAACCGGTGACCGTGCTCGGCAACGACCCGATCGGCGTGTTCCTGTCCCGCCGGGTCGACGCCGGTGACGTCTGGGCGACGCGCCTGGTGGACGGCGTCGGCGCGGTGATCGCGAACGTCTCCCGCCGCCTCGACCCCTCGGAGGACGCCCCGGAACCGGCGCCCGAGCCGCCGGCGCCCGCGGAGGCGAGCGTCCGGGACGAGACGAGCGGGCTGACCGCGACCGCCCGGACCGCGGAGCGGACCGTCGTCCTCCGCGCCGAGGTCCCCGCCGCCGAGCTGTCGGTCGACCACCTGGAAGGCTTCTGCCGCCTGGTCCTGGACGCCGTCGCCGAGGCCACCGGGCCGGACGCGCTGTCCGGACGCACGGTCACGGTGAGCGCCACCTCCGGCGGGCCGGACCGGGTGACGCTCGACCAGGTCGGCGGCCTGGACGACATCGTCAACCAGCTGCGGGAGATCGCCGCGTCGTTCCGGCACCCGCAGGCGCTCGCGCGGTGGGGCGCACAGCGTCCGCAGGGTGCGCTGTTCTACGGGCCGCCGGGGACCGGGAAGACGATGCTCGCCAGGGCGCTGGCGAACGAGATCGGCGCGCGGTTCCGGGAGATCCGGACCACCGAGATCCTGGACAAGTGGCTCGGCGCCTCGGAGCGCAACATCAAGCAGATTTTCCGGGACGCCCGGCGCTACTCCGAGCCGACCGTGATGCTGTTCGACGAGTTCGACACGATCATCGGTTACGCCGGTGAGGGCGGCGACGCGGCGAGCCAGGCGATCAACTCGGTGGCAGGCATCTTCAAGCAGGAGATGACCTCGCTGGTCGACGCGAACCCGAACGTCTTCGTGGTCGCGACGACGAACTTCCCGGAGCGCATCGACCCGTCGCTGATCCGCTCCGGCCGGTTCGACGTCAAGCTCGCGGTGCCCGCGCCGGACGCCACCGGACGGGCGCAGATCCTCGCGAAGATGATCCGTCAGCTGATCGTCGAACACGAGGTGCCGGGCTTCCGGATGTTCGCCGACGACGTCGACATCGCCGAGTGCGCGACGCTCAGCCAAGGCCTGACCGGCGCCGACCTCAAGGAAGTGCTGCGCCGCGTCCAGCTCGCCAAGGCGATGCGGGAGGCGCGCACCGGCACCCCGGCGCCCGCGATCTCCCAGGAGGACCTGCGCACCCAGATCACCGCCGTCCGCGCCGCTCAGGCGCCGGCGCGGCGCCCGCCGCCGGGCTTCCCGTTCCTCGGCAGGCCGACCTGA
- a CDS encoding tetratricopeptide repeat protein, with protein MTPETALRDRVVLGHTLLGHGRAGEAEQVLAEALPLVTTVGAHPNAFLTLRLLGQCARTAGRLDQARGYYSRALDVAEALGDPDLAGAAVSGMAYVELAADDLSRADGYFRQAVQLVRTVTPGPGRVTVLRNYADLLVRTGDLRAAAFYQEALDQPGVDPVDRAGMLVTLGRELCRRGRTAAGLDRLRAGVTLLTEAGPPGETFTALVTLAGLAAESEPATATDAFVRAHDLALTLHATVDVRHYTEGYAARVRRVEAETQRRADAGELPAVAPPAVIEATRGLGPDAARTVAVGAPAMIGARSLEDGERLLAEHRYDESDAKLRMAEVMWASLGAGHVLPQVWSAQGRLALARGDDEAAWTLLDHARGQAAALGDARTERSVLVALCELLGAGAEPRPPAGEVPRALRLLDLGARARGLASFLGEDAPVSPDAAAAAVTLDTATAALCERFGAFDLAERYLRAAIETAEQAPAVSSATGVARLVAYLARRGGGADVAALRERLVAEPSTDPLVRTAVDGVVGRIDAAAGNWSDATFERLAAACAAYEEVRAQPGGFGPGPVPEPPYEAAAEVAVRLGRYTEALALLERAEVPAVPEPGTGVRVVAFGGSCGAYALTAASGGPVTGDVLAANVPWSEEGVCAALAAVVDAASARGGAVAVTVVGALYGLPVQRTADGSARPGVSVLPRVSPLPTATVPPVAHRSGLVAVDPLDELPFARVAADHAAGRLGVGTLGGAAFTVERLAAELASASSPVVHLACRVVADGRRPERSALVLAGGERATAARLAAMRWDGALVVLSPGEAGGVPAVLVSAVLAAGATAVVAPARPVDGLAAAVLTTWFHDALPDRVTNAAEVDTALLAAQQRLRAATGDDLLTWAADRPVLRADQLGAITERADQEHPFADPGHWARWATYGTR; from the coding sequence GTGACCCCGGAGACGGCGCTGCGGGACCGGGTGGTCCTCGGGCACACGCTGCTGGGCCACGGGCGCGCCGGTGAGGCCGAACAGGTACTCGCCGAGGCGTTGCCGCTGGTGACGACCGTCGGAGCGCACCCGAACGCGTTCCTCACGCTGCGGCTGCTCGGCCAGTGCGCGCGCACCGCGGGACGGCTGGACCAGGCTCGCGGCTACTACAGCCGGGCGCTGGACGTCGCCGAGGCGCTCGGCGACCCGGACCTGGCCGGAGCCGCGGTGAGCGGCATGGCGTACGTGGAGCTCGCCGCCGACGACCTGTCCCGCGCCGACGGTTACTTCCGCCAGGCCGTCCAACTCGTCCGCACGGTCACACCCGGGCCGGGTCGCGTCACCGTGCTGCGGAACTACGCGGACCTGCTGGTCCGGACCGGGGACCTGCGCGCCGCGGCGTTCTACCAGGAGGCGCTCGACCAGCCCGGCGTCGATCCGGTCGACCGCGCCGGGATGCTCGTCACGCTCGGCCGGGAACTCTGCCGGCGGGGACGGACGGCCGCGGGGCTGGACCGGCTGCGGGCCGGGGTCACGCTGCTGACCGAGGCGGGACCGCCCGGCGAGACGTTCACCGCGCTCGTAACGCTCGCCGGGCTCGCGGCGGAGAGCGAACCGGCGACCGCCACCGACGCGTTCGTCCGCGCGCACGACCTCGCGCTCACGCTGCACGCCACGGTCGACGTCCGGCACTACACCGAGGGGTACGCGGCGCGGGTCCGGCGCGTGGAGGCCGAGACCCAGCGCCGGGCCGACGCCGGTGAGCTACCCGCGGTGGCGCCGCCCGCGGTGATCGAGGCGACCCGCGGCCTGGGCCCGGACGCTGCCCGCACGGTCGCGGTGGGTGCACCCGCGATGATCGGTGCGCGATCGCTGGAGGACGGCGAGCGGCTGCTCGCCGAGCACCGGTACGACGAGTCGGACGCCAAGCTGCGGATGGCCGAGGTGATGTGGGCATCGCTCGGCGCCGGGCACGTGCTGCCGCAGGTGTGGTCGGCGCAGGGGCGGCTGGCGCTGGCACGCGGCGACGACGAGGCGGCGTGGACGCTGCTCGACCACGCGCGCGGGCAGGCTGCGGCGCTCGGTGACGCCCGGACCGAGCGCTCGGTGCTGGTCGCGCTGTGCGAGCTGCTCGGTGCGGGGGCGGAACCGCGGCCACCGGCCGGTGAGGTGCCGCGCGCGCTGCGTCTGCTGGACCTCGGCGCGCGGGCCCGCGGCCTGGCGTCGTTCCTGGGGGAGGACGCTCCGGTGTCGCCGGACGCCGCGGCGGCCGCGGTGACGCTGGACACCGCCACCGCGGCGCTGTGCGAGCGGTTCGGGGCTTTCGACCTGGCCGAGCGTTACCTGCGGGCCGCGATCGAGACCGCCGAGCAGGCACCGGCGGTCTCGTCGGCGACCGGGGTGGCGCGCCTCGTGGCGTACCTGGCGCGGCGGGGCGGCGGCGCCGACGTGGCCGCGCTCCGCGAGCGGCTGGTCGCCGAGCCGAGCACGGATCCGCTGGTGCGGACCGCGGTGGACGGCGTGGTGGGCCGGATCGACGCGGCGGCGGGGAACTGGTCGGACGCGACGTTCGAGCGGCTCGCGGCGGCGTGCGCGGCGTACGAGGAGGTGCGGGCCCAGCCGGGCGGGTTCGGACCCGGCCCGGTACCGGAGCCGCCGTACGAGGCCGCGGCCGAGGTCGCGGTGCGGCTCGGCCGGTACACCGAGGCGCTGGCGCTGCTGGAGCGGGCCGAGGTACCCGCCGTGCCCGAGCCGGGCACCGGCGTGCGGGTCGTGGCCTTCGGCGGCTCCTGTGGCGCGTACGCGCTCACGGCCGCCTCCGGCGGACCGGTCACCGGGGACGTCCTGGCCGCGAACGTCCCGTGGTCCGAGGAGGGCGTGTGCGCGGCCCTGGCGGCGGTGGTCGACGCCGCTTCGGCGCGTGGCGGCGCCGTCGCGGTGACCGTGGTCGGCGCGCTGTACGGCCTTCCGGTGCAGCGGACAGCGGACGGGAGCGCCCGCCCCGGCGTCTCGGTGCTGCCGCGGGTCTCCCCGCTGCCCACCGCCACCGTGCCGCCGGTGGCGCACCGCTCGGGCCTCGTCGCGGTCGACCCGCTGGACGAGCTGCCGTTCGCCCGGGTCGCGGCCGACCACGCCGCCGGACGGCTCGGCGTCGGTACGCTCGGCGGTGCGGCGTTCACCGTCGAGCGGCTCGCGGCGGAACTGGCGTCCGCGTCGTCGCCGGTGGTGCACCTGGCGTGCCGGGTCGTCGCCGACGGACGGCGTCCGGAGCGGAGCGCTCTGGTGCTGGCCGGCGGTGAACGCGCCACCGCAGCGCGGCTGGCCGCGATGCGCTGGGACGGCGCCCTGGTCGTCCTGAGCCCGGGGGAGGCGGGCGGTGTGCCCGCGGTGCTCGTGTCGGCGGTGCTCGCGGCGGGTGCCACCGCGGTCGTGGCGCCCGCGCGTCCGGTCGACGGGCTGGCGGCCGCCGTGCTGACGACCTGGTTCCACGACGCGCTGCCCGACCGGGTCACGAACGCGGCCGAAGTGGACACCGCACTCCTCGCCGCCCAGCAGCGCCTCCGCGCCGCCACCGGCGACGACCTGCTCACCTGGGCCGCCGACCGGCCGGTGCTCCGCGCCGACCAGCTCGGCGCCATCACCGAACGCGCGGACCAGGAGCACCCGTTCGCCGATCCGGGGCACTGGGCCCGCTGGGCCACGTACGGAACCCGCTGA
- a CDS encoding DsbA family protein — protein MTEAPVVDLYRHVYGKPDAPITVVEYGDFECPYCGAAAPVLRELVDGSEGRVRLVWRHFPLFTVHPFALTAALAAEASGEHFWDMHTVLFKHQARLSDGDLEAYAAKVGVGTPSAVIGDAAQQCRRFVEADYASGVELGVRGTPTLCIEDSVYDGRLYTGRVELRALRAALGLTRA, from the coding sequence GTGACCGAGGCCCCCGTCGTCGACCTGTATCGCCACGTTTACGGCAAACCCGACGCGCCGATCACCGTGGTCGAGTACGGCGACTTCGAGTGCCCGTACTGCGGTGCGGCCGCACCGGTGCTCCGCGAGCTGGTCGACGGCTCGGAGGGGCGGGTCCGGTTGGTGTGGCGGCACTTCCCGCTGTTCACCGTGCACCCGTTCGCCCTGACCGCGGCGCTGGCCGCCGAGGCGTCCGGCGAGCACTTCTGGGACATGCACACGGTCCTGTTCAAGCACCAGGCCCGGCTGTCCGACGGTGACCTCGAGGCGTACGCCGCGAAGGTCGGCGTCGGCACGCCGAGCGCGGTGATCGGCGACGCCGCCCAGCAGTGCCGCCGGTTCGTGGAGGCCGACTACGCGTCGGGCGTCGAGCTCGGCGTCCGCGGCACACCGACGCTCTGCATCGAGGACAGCGTCTACGACGGCCGGCTCTACACCGGCCGGGTGGAGCTCCGCGCGCTGCGCGCCGCCCTCGGCCTCACTCGCGCCTGA
- a CDS encoding CHAT domain-containing protein, translating to MATVTCTLTLKSDRIGVYEDDAIRGVRVEAPLGGTALERQTAKILSNWVATHGDLCRRPELQILGRHLFEIAFGGVRPGEQGAPLGQAFQQTVEGFYRMGAGGVLRLRLVIDEAVQELAALPWEFLYMPWEGSGFFLAGGKTQLVLTRYIPNRDDVFGGPSTTDDSLRILIVKSQPTAPGLDSVDDDGIVEQVEGFASDAVAVESLDSPSRDVLRTTIGHWRPHVVHLMGHGRPGEIALRADADELARRSRHRTTQQALTGTEPAVDEADWVDADTVCALLRQGLDEHGGPGRLVFLHACHGASEPPSAQSLSGFDSVARALARSERIAAVVAMQYAIENGDAKRFAQEFYRRLFDQMAVDEAVTWARHELGEAGHRGHQAWSHRNFGTPVIYLRSSDPFFRRAARPVVTRVSPQQGQQLQVRDKEFCPNPYCEPGVLVFRAKKRCGVCKASFIECPACADGLVVAIPGLECTRCDYEYVADGDTFGTRSPGPRRGPARSASEPARPVRPESLKRMGIVR from the coding sequence ATGGCCACCGTCACGTGCACGTTGACCCTGAAGAGCGACCGGATCGGCGTCTACGAGGACGACGCGATCCGGGGTGTCCGGGTCGAGGCGCCGCTGGGCGGGACGGCGCTCGAGCGGCAGACCGCGAAGATCCTCAGCAACTGGGTCGCGACCCACGGTGACCTCTGCCGACGGCCGGAGCTGCAGATCCTGGGCAGGCACCTGTTCGAGATCGCGTTCGGCGGCGTCCGCCCCGGCGAACAGGGCGCACCGCTGGGGCAGGCCTTCCAGCAGACCGTCGAGGGGTTCTACCGGATGGGCGCCGGCGGTGTGCTCCGGCTGCGGCTGGTCATCGACGAGGCCGTGCAGGAGCTGGCCGCGCTGCCCTGGGAGTTCCTCTACATGCCGTGGGAGGGGAGCGGCTTCTTCCTCGCGGGCGGCAAGACCCAGCTGGTCCTGACCCGCTACATCCCCAACCGCGACGACGTTTTCGGTGGTCCCTCGACGACCGACGACTCGCTCCGCATCCTCATCGTGAAATCGCAGCCGACCGCGCCGGGCCTCGACTCCGTGGACGACGACGGGATCGTCGAACAGGTCGAGGGTTTCGCGTCCGACGCCGTCGCGGTCGAATCGCTCGACTCGCCGTCCCGGGACGTGCTCCGGACCACGATCGGCCACTGGCGGCCGCACGTCGTCCATCTGATGGGGCACGGCCGTCCCGGTGAGATCGCGCTCCGGGCGGACGCCGACGAACTCGCGCGCCGGTCCCGGCATCGCACGACCCAGCAGGCGCTCACCGGGACCGAACCCGCGGTCGACGAGGCCGATTGGGTCGACGCGGACACTGTCTGCGCGCTGCTGCGACAAGGGCTGGACGAGCACGGCGGACCCGGGCGTCTGGTGTTCCTCCACGCCTGCCACGGCGCGAGTGAGCCGCCGAGCGCGCAGTCGCTCAGCGGGTTCGACAGCGTCGCGCGTGCGCTCGCGCGGAGCGAACGGATCGCGGCCGTCGTCGCGATGCAGTACGCGATCGAGAACGGGGACGCGAAGCGCTTCGCCCAGGAGTTCTACCGCAGGCTCTTCGACCAGATGGCGGTCGACGAGGCGGTCACCTGGGCCCGCCACGAGCTGGGGGAGGCCGGTCACCGCGGCCACCAGGCGTGGAGCCACCGGAACTTCGGGACGCCGGTGATCTACCTCCGCAGCTCCGACCCGTTCTTCCGGAGGGCAGCACGCCCGGTGGTCACGCGGGTCTCGCCGCAACAGGGGCAGCAGCTGCAGGTCCGGGACAAGGAGTTCTGCCCGAACCCGTACTGCGAGCCCGGCGTTCTCGTCTTTCGCGCCAAGAAACGCTGCGGGGTGTGCAAGGCCTCGTTCATCGAATGTCCGGCGTGCGCCGACGGGTTGGTCGTCGCGATCCCCGGGCTGGAGTGCACCCGCTGTGACTACGAGTACGTGGCCGACGGCGACACGTTCGGGACCCGCTCGCCGGGCCCGCGGCGCGGCCCCGCGCGGTCGGCGTCCGAGCCGGCGCGGCCGGTCCGTCCGGAGTCGCTCAAGCGCATGGGCATCGTCCGATGA
- a CDS encoding adenylosuccinate synthetase: MTHTVVVDLGYGDAGKGRVVDLLCAESDVTAVVRFNGGAQAAHNVVLEDGRHHTFAQFGSGTFRGVRTHLSRFVVVDPLALAAEAAHLAAVGVPDPFGLLTVEEGALLATPWHRAANRAREQRRGTERHGSCGLGVGETVAYALAYPGDAPRVGDVRDPARLRQRLVAVRDRLTASVGPLPAPAVDDVLNVFAAFRDAVRIVDAAHLDRLLRAGPCVFEGAQGVLLDEWFGWHPHTTWSTTTFANAAALLGEAPARRLGVVRTYTTRHGAGPHVTADPALDVLPELHNGTGEWQGAFRRGHFDAVAHRYAVEVCGGVDALAVTHLDAPALAPSLGICTSYRDLDRIPVGRRGDLAGQERLTTALNRTTAGEVHRPTDWPGTIGDLLGAPVVLATDAPTGRAAAVAPATK; this comes from the coding sequence GTGACCCACACGGTCGTCGTCGACCTCGGGTACGGGGACGCGGGCAAAGGCCGGGTCGTCGACCTGCTCTGCGCGGAATCGGACGTCACGGCGGTGGTCCGGTTCAACGGGGGTGCGCAGGCCGCCCACAACGTCGTACTCGAAGACGGGCGGCACCACACGTTCGCCCAGTTCGGCTCCGGCACGTTCCGGGGCGTCCGGACGCACCTGTCCCGGTTCGTCGTCGTCGATCCGCTGGCGCTCGCGGCGGAGGCAGCGCACCTGGCGGCGGTCGGGGTGCCCGATCCGTTCGGGCTGCTCACCGTCGAGGAGGGGGCCCTGCTCGCGACGCCATGGCACCGGGCGGCGAACCGAGCCAGGGAGCAGCGCCGCGGCACCGAGCGGCACGGCAGTTGCGGGCTGGGGGTGGGGGAGACGGTGGCCTACGCGCTGGCGTACCCCGGCGACGCGCCGCGCGTCGGCGACGTGCGGGACCCCGCGCGGCTCCGGCAGCGGTTGGTCGCGGTCCGCGACCGGCTGACCGCCTCCGTCGGTCCCCTACCTGCGCCTGCTGTGGACGACGTCCTGAACGTGTTCGCGGCGTTCCGGGACGCCGTCCGGATCGTGGACGCCGCGCACCTGGACCGGCTCCTCCGCGCCGGGCCGTGTGTGTTCGAGGGCGCACAGGGTGTGCTGCTCGACGAGTGGTTCGGCTGGCATCCGCACACCACGTGGTCGACGACGACGTTCGCGAACGCGGCGGCGTTGCTGGGTGAAGCGCCGGCGCGGCGGCTGGGCGTGGTGCGGACGTACACGACGCGGCACGGCGCCGGGCCACACGTCACCGCCGATCCGGCGCTGGACGTCCTGCCGGAGCTCCACAACGGGACCGGGGAGTGGCAGGGCGCGTTCCGGCGCGGGCACTTCGACGCGGTCGCCCACCGGTACGCGGTCGAGGTGTGCGGCGGGGTGGACGCGCTGGCGGTGACCCACCTGGACGCCCCGGCGCTGGCACCGTCGCTGGGCATCTGCACGTCGTACCGCGATCTGGACCGCATCCCGGTCGGGCGTCGCGGGGACCTCGCCGGACAGGAGCGGCTCACCACCGCACTCAATCGCACCACCGCAGGGGAGGTGCACCGCCCCACGGACTGGCCAGGCACGATCGGCGACCTCCTCGGCGCCCCGGTCGTCCTCGCCACCGACGCCCCGACCGGCCGGGCCGCCGCCGTTGCACCTGCGACGAAGTAG
- the nhaA gene encoding Na+/H+ antiporter NhaA, with protein MSNSLPLPGRPGPASRIGLPYLSPAVREFLTREAGSAGVLLAATVAALVWANLPGDSYEAFWTITTDVRVGSWALNLDLRHVVNDAAMSVFFAVVGLEISREITIGELRDRRTVIVPALGALGGLALPALIYMAFQHSGPAAAGWGIPMSTDTAFLVGVLALFGPRCPDQLRLFLLTLAIVDDIGAITVMAVFYSDGISVDALLVSALLVAALIGLRVARVWRLTPYVLVGIALWVAVHDSGVHPTLAGALLGLIVPAAAVDPTHRQRLAYYGSAVIEAATPERVRLANAAARATLSTNERLQDALHPVSALVILPLFGLANAGVPLDWATLKDASTSSVTIGVVVALVVGNAVGISLTAGIALRTGLGSLPGRVRYGHLIGGAVLAGIGFTIALFITDLAFDDEALRQQAKIGVLTGSLLAAVLGSLLLRYLGERLPLCSVDGPEGPPPLPSGPWIDPTLVAARVRRE; from the coding sequence TTGAGCAACTCCCTGCCGCTGCCGGGCCGGCCGGGGCCCGCGTCCCGGATCGGGTTGCCGTACCTGTCGCCGGCCGTCCGCGAGTTCCTCACCCGGGAGGCGGGCAGCGCGGGCGTCCTGCTCGCCGCCACCGTGGCGGCGCTGGTCTGGGCGAACCTGCCCGGCGACAGCTACGAGGCGTTCTGGACGATCACCACCGACGTCCGGGTGGGCTCCTGGGCGTTGAACCTGGATCTGCGGCACGTCGTGAACGACGCCGCGATGTCGGTCTTCTTCGCGGTCGTCGGTCTGGAGATCAGCCGCGAGATCACGATCGGTGAGCTGCGGGACCGCCGCACGGTGATCGTGCCCGCGCTCGGCGCGCTGGGCGGCCTCGCGCTGCCCGCGCTGATCTACATGGCGTTCCAGCACAGCGGCCCGGCCGCGGCCGGCTGGGGCATCCCGATGTCCACCGACACCGCGTTCCTGGTCGGCGTCCTCGCGCTGTTCGGGCCGCGCTGCCCGGACCAGCTGCGGCTGTTCCTGCTGACGCTGGCGATCGTGGACGACATCGGCGCGATCACGGTGATGGCGGTGTTCTACAGCGACGGGATCTCGGTCGACGCGCTGCTGGTCTCGGCGCTGCTCGTCGCCGCGCTGATCGGGCTGCGGGTCGCGCGGGTCTGGCGGCTCACGCCCTACGTGCTGGTGGGGATCGCGCTCTGGGTGGCCGTCCACGACTCGGGTGTGCACCCGACGCTGGCGGGGGCCCTGCTCGGGCTGATCGTCCCGGCGGCCGCGGTCGATCCCACGCACCGGCAGCGGCTGGCGTACTACGGGAGCGCGGTGATCGAGGCCGCCACCCCGGAGCGGGTGCGGCTGGCGAACGCGGCCGCCCGCGCGACGCTCTCCACGAACGAGCGGCTGCAGGACGCGCTGCACCCGGTCAGTGCCCTCGTCATCCTGCCGCTGTTCGGGCTCGCCAACGCGGGCGTCCCGCTGGATTGGGCGACGCTGAAGGACGCGTCCACGTCGTCGGTGACGATCGGGGTCGTGGTCGCGTTGGTGGTGGGTAACGCGGTCGGGATCTCGCTCACCGCGGGTATCGCGCTGCGCACCGGGCTGGGTTCGCTGCCCGGCCGGGTGCGGTACGGGCACCTGATCGGTGGTGCGGTACTGGCCGGAATCGGGTTCACGATCGCGCTGTTCATCACCGACCTCGCGTTCGACGACGAGGCGCTGCGCCAGCAGGCGAAGATCGGCGTGCTGACCGGCTCTTTGCTGGCCGCGGTGCTCGGCTCGCTGCTCCTGCGCTACCTGGGCGAGCGGCTGCCGCTCTGTTCGGTCGACGGGCCCGAGGGCCCGCCGCCGCTGCCGTCGGGACCGTGGATCGATCCGACGCTGGTGGCCGCCCGCGTCAGGCGCGAGTGA
- a CDS encoding NUDIX hydrolase produces MDEQAFLAAYDPRDYPAVAVTVDVVALTIRDGVLQVLLVERGEAPFAGRLALPGGFVGDETLDDAALRELAEETGLQPGTGALSRVHLEQLKTYGDPGRDPRMRVVSVAYLAFAPSLPDPRPGGDAAGAVWTPAATAADLAFDHGRILAEGLERARAKLEYSPLATAFVGPEFTIAELRAVYAAVWGEDLHAGNFHRKVLSVPGFVESTGTTTARGGERGGPRAKLYRAGDARVLHPPLLRPTTEDTIR; encoded by the coding sequence ATGGACGAGCAGGCGTTCCTCGCGGCGTACGACCCGCGCGACTACCCCGCGGTCGCGGTCACGGTGGACGTCGTCGCGCTGACCATCCGCGACGGCGTGCTCCAGGTGCTGCTGGTCGAACGCGGCGAGGCGCCGTTCGCCGGGCGGCTCGCGCTGCCCGGCGGGTTCGTCGGCGACGAGACGTTGGACGACGCCGCGCTGCGCGAACTCGCCGAGGAGACCGGTTTGCAGCCCGGAACCGGCGCGCTGTCTCGCGTCCACCTGGAGCAGTTGAAGACCTACGGCGATCCGGGGCGCGACCCGCGGATGCGGGTCGTGTCGGTGGCCTACCTGGCGTTCGCGCCGAGCCTGCCCGACCCGCGGCCGGGCGGCGACGCGGCGGGCGCGGTGTGGACGCCGGCCGCGACCGCGGCCGACCTGGCGTTCGACCACGGGCGGATCCTCGCCGAGGGGCTGGAGCGGGCGAGGGCGAAGTTGGAGTACTCACCGCTGGCGACCGCGTTCGTCGGGCCGGAGTTCACGATCGCGGAGCTGCGCGCGGTCTACGCCGCGGTCTGGGGCGAAGACCTGCATGCGGGCAACTTCCACCGGAAGGTGCTCTCGGTACCGGGGTTCGTGGAGAGCACCGGGACCACGACCGCGCGCGGCGGCGAGCGGGGCGGGCCCAGGGCCAAGCTCTACCGCGCCGGTGACGCCCGCGTGCTGCACCCGCCGCTGCTCCGTCCGACCACTGAAGACACCATCCGATAG